One Phoenix dactylifera cultivar Barhee BC4 chromosome 8, palm_55x_up_171113_PBpolish2nd_filt_p, whole genome shotgun sequence genomic window carries:
- the LOC103715333 gene encoding LOW QUALITY PROTEIN: carbon catabolite repressor protein 4 homolog 3 (The sequence of the model RefSeq protein was modified relative to this genomic sequence to represent the inferred CDS: inserted 1 base in 1 codon), which yields MGCETSWLSSAHAPLAAVALRRPYRCWRSPSCSAGETPDSPAPRDRRWYNPDRRRTFYPLKPIRRWIKAEDLSLSDSRNDRFVLVSYNILADKNASYHRDLYWKIPFDVMKWDSRKGLILQEICRWNADIVCLQEVDRYEDILINMNXKGYAGSYKGRTGEAKDGCAIFWKVKRFRLLEGDYIEFSAFGLRDNVAQLFVFEKREAVPRRLVVGNIHVLFNPKRGDIKLGQVRLLLSKANTLSEKWGNIPVVLAGDFNSTPESAIYEFLSTSELNIATHDRRHISGQDRWEFALYDLPSLMTFQWTDKELKNATGQSKCTKLEHPLMLHSAYASVKGNARTRGPHGEPLATTYHSKFFGTVDYIWYSTGLACTRVLDTLPTDILRKLGGLPSKEIGSDHVGLVSEFIFKECSDLELKGPTNISTKEDTTH from the exons ATGGGCTGCGAGACTTCGTGGTTGAGCAGCGCCCATGCGCCGCTGGCCGCGGTGGCTCTCCGCCGCCCTTACAGATGCTGGCGCTCGCCGTCCTGCAGCGCCGGAGAAACCCCGGACTCGCCGGCGCCGAGGGATCGTCGCTGGTATAATCCGGATAGGAGGAGAACGTTCTACCCCTTGAAGCCCATACGCCGCTGGATCAAAGCCGAGGACTTATCACTGTCCGACTCCAGAAATG ACAGGTTTGTGCTTGTATCATATAACATATTGGCCGATAAGAATGCTTCATATCACAGAGACCTTTATTGGAAGATTCCTTTTGATGTTATGAAATGGGACTCAAGGAAAGGGCTCATTCTCCAGGAAATTTGTAGATGGAATGCTGATATAGTGTGTCTTCAG GAAGTAGATAGATACGAGGATATATTgatcaatatga aaaaaggatATGCTGGTAGTTATAAG GGACGCACAGGGGAGGCCAAGGATGGATGTGCTATATTCTGGAAAGTAAAACG GTTTCGCTTACTTGAGGGAGACTACATCGAGTTCAGTGCTTTTGGTCTTCGTGATAATGTTGCTCAACTATTTGTATTTGAG AAACGTGAAGCTGTTCCAAGAAGATTAGTAGTTGGCAACATCCATGTGCTTTTCAATCCAAAACGTGGAGATATTAAGTTGGGTCAG GTCCGCTTACTGTTGTCAAAGGCAAATACCCTTTCAGAAAAATGGGGTAACATTCCTGTTGTGCTTGCTGGTGATTTTAACAGCACACCTGAA AGCGCAATATATGAATTCTTGTCAACCTCAGAG CTAAATATTGCTACACATGATAGAAGACATATATCTGGACAGGATAGGTGGGAGTTTGCTCTATATGATCTACCTAG TTTGATGACGTTTCAATGGACTGACAAGGAGTTGAAAAACGCAACCGGGCAGTCGAAATGTACAAAACTTGAGCATCCATTGATGCTGCACAGCGCTTATGCTAGTGTTAAA GGTAATGCAAGGACAAGGGGCCCTCATGGTGAACCGCTAGCTACCACCTATCACTCTAAATTTTTTGGAACTGTTGACTATATTTG GTACTCAACTGGACTTGCATGTACACGAGTTTTAGATACACTTCCCACTGACATATTACGGAAGCTAGGCGGTCTACCAAGCAAG GAGATAGGAAGCGATCACGTAGGCCTGGTGTCTGAGTTCATCTTCAAAGAATGCAGTGACTTGGAATTAAAAGGCCCAACCAACATTTCAACAAAAGAAGACACAACTCACTGA